Part of the Heptranchias perlo isolate sHepPer1 chromosome 20, sHepPer1.hap1, whole genome shotgun sequence genome is shown below.
ggcgttctccctggtgtcctgggccaatatttatgcctcaaccaacatcactaaaacagacgatctggtcatttatctcattgctgtttgtgggagcttgctgtgcgcaaattggctgccatgtttcctacatcacaacagtggctacacttcaaaagtacttcattggctgtaaagtactttgggacgtcctgaaaggcgctgcataaatgttTCTTTCTTGTTCCCTAGTTCGGAATAATCTCAACACAATGTCTCATGGGCACCAAACCACAGCACAAAGTCAGCCACAGCCCAGCACTAAGCCAGTGCTGAGAAAGACCCAGACAGATGGAACAGTCATGCTCAAGTACTGGGAGGTGGAGGTAAGGTCTTTTACTTGGAATCTAGCCCACTACAGTTCGCAAATGTTTGCACCCAGAGTCAACCTCGAAGTATCACATCCCACAGGACCAACACCCTGGACCCAGACAAGGCAAAGTTCACTAAATCTTCCATGACGTTGCAGTCCACTCTGAATGAGCCTCGTTAGATTGCCTGTACTGGTGTATAAATAAAACTGTAGCCCTCACAAGGATGGGTGATGGACCCTGACCCACcaacctgtgctcactgaccgacattgtctcctggtccggcaacgtctCGATCTTAAAACTGTCTTCCTTGTGTTCAaagccctccgtggcctcgcccccctccctatctctgtaacctcctccagtcctacaaccctttgagatctcggcgctcctccaattctggcctcttgcgtatcccgaTTTTcagcgctccaccattggcggccgtgcctttggctctggaattccctccctaaacctctctctcctttaagacgctccttaaaacctacctcttccctgtcctaatatctccttaacgtggttcggtgtcaattcttgtctgattaagctcctggggacgtcttactacgttaaaggcgccgtTCTTGTTGTTGAAAAGAAACACCACCTCGGTAGGAAACTTACCCGTCATAGGCGCCACTAACAATCCGCTTGTTGTCAAACCGGATACATCGGACGAGCTCCTCGTGACCCTCCAGAACTCGCAGACAGGCTCCACACTCGATATCCCACAACCTGCAGCAGGGATAGATCGatgaaagattaaaaaaaaagcgAGAGTTGGAAATCTGCACCAAAAACCCAGATAACCGGCGGAGACAGGCAGCGGCTCGATATCGAGAGAGACCGACGGGTTAATCGTTTCAGGTGGGACCTCGGAGGGCATTTCCAGAATCTTCTGTTCTCAAGCGCTATTTTCAACATGggagatgggtgaaactagaactaggggggcataatcttagaataaggggctgctctttcaaaactgagatgaggagaaacttcttcactcagagggtagtaggtctgtggaatttgctgccccaggaagctgtggaagctacatcattgaataaatttaaaacagaaatcgacagtttcctagaagtaaagggaattaggggttacggggagtgggcaggaaattggacatgaagctgagttcggatcggtcaaggccctgtgggtggcggagagggcccaggggctgagtggccgggtcctgctcctacttcttgtgttctttagatttgaggttaggatcagatcagccacgatcttattgaatggcggagcaggctcgaggggccgattggcctactcctgttcctatttcttatgttcttaagattcCTGTGGCTGCTCCTTCTGTTAAACGGTCGTGAGTTCAAGtctcgctccagagacttgagcacgtaatctgggccgacgctcccagtgcagtactgaaggagtgctgcactgtctgaggtgccgtcgtttggaagagacgttaaaccgaggcccccgtctgccctctcaggtggccgtaATAGAtctgtggcattatttgaagaggagcaggggagttctccccccgtgttctggccaatatttatccctcaaccaacatcactaaaaacatgatctggtcattatcacaattgctgtttgtgggaccttgctgtgttcaaattggctgccgtgtttcctaaattacaagcgACTACaactcaaaaagtactttattgcctgtgaagcgctttgggatgtcctgaggtcgtgagaggcgctgtataaatggaagtctcTCTCTTTtaagcacagctgtttctgcccaaaataaaaGGAGCACTTAAAGACGCTGTAACCAACAACTTTGAAATGGGCGTTAACGAACACGTTTAATGGTTATTGCTTTTTGGCCAATATAAGCGGCTGTCTGTTTTAGTGGGGACTGTAGTTTGCGATACTTTAAAAGAAACCCGCCGTGGGACAGGGAGACACGTACCGGATCGTGTTATCTGAGGAGCCGCTGACCACAAGTCTGTCCCTGTACTGCAGGCAGGCGATCCCCCGCTTGTGTCCGTTCAATGTCCGCACAAACTCACAGGAGCCAGTGTTCCACACCTagcagggggagggagacggaagGAGATGCTTTTATCAAACAGTTAACAGGTAGACAAATAGGAAGTGTttagttaaaaaaaagaaatcattGGGGAATCCAAAGAATGGAGAGAGGGCGATAAATTTCTTGATGCAGAGCTTGGGATAAATCTGGGGAAAAGCAAGAAACAATGGAATGTCAAACTGATGAAGGCTTAGAGCAGACTCAGttgaagttttattttaaattatgaaaagttttgatagaatgaatagggaaagactatctcCTCTGGTTTTGCGGTCAGTGCTGACCAGTTCCATgtcagagggtcgtgggtctgagccccattccagagactcgagcacataatccaggctgacactccagtgcaggagtgccgcactgtcaaaggtgccgacTATCGGCCGgaacattaaatcaaggccctgttcAGGTCAACGTAAAAGATCGAGGAAgggtagggagttctcccagtgtcctggccaattttcgtccctcaaccaacacccccaaaacagattatctggtcactgaactcattgctgtttgtgggatcttgctgtacacagatTGCTTGTTGCATTTGCCTACAGAACAACACTTCATAAGTAattaattgtctgtgaagcactttagggcgTCCTAAGGATGTGAGAACGCTATACAGAATTAAGTTCATATGCCCAAGTTACCACGGGGAGATAGACAGACTGTGAAAGGACAAAATGTAGAGAGCAACGAAATATTTCTCACTTTGATAGTTCTATCTCCAGAAGCTGATACGATGTATTTATCATCAAAATCCACAACGTTGACGGCTGCCCTGTGACCGACCAGCACTCTGCGTAAGGTTATGTCTGTGGAGGTGCTCATGTCCCACACAGCTATCGAGCGGTCCTTGGAGCACGTGACCATCATTCCATTGGTGAAGCGGAGATGCAGGACAGCTTCGCAGTGATGGATCAGCGTGTTCAACATCTCCCCGGTGTTCACATCCCAAACTCTGCAACGGTAAAATGAAGCAAATGGTGCAACCTTTAGACAGAAGCattcaacactgggggagaggggggaggaggaagagggaaagtgagggggggggggaaaaagagaaggaggaagagagaaagtgagggagggggaagagaaggaggaagagagaaagtgagggggggggggggggagaagagaaggaggaagagagaaagtgaggggggggggagaagagaaggaggaagagagaaagtgagggaggggggaagagaaggaggaagagagaagtgaggggggggggagaagagaaggaggaagagagaaagtgaggggggggaagagaaggaggaagagagaaagtgagggggggggggggagaaggaggaagagagaaagtgagggggggggggagaagagaaggaggaagagagaaagtgaggggggggagagaagagaaggaggaagagagaaagtgagggggggggggagaagagaaggaggaagagagaaagtgaggggggggggggaaaagagaaggaggaagagagaaagtgagggaggggggaagagaaggaggaagagagaaagtgaggggggggggagaagagaaggaggaagagagaaagtgagggggggggaagagaaggaggaagagagaaagtgaggggggggggggagaaggaggaagagagaaagtgaggggggggggggagaagagaaggaggaagagagaaagtgaggggggggggagagaagagaggagaagagagaaagtgaggggggggggagaagagaaggaggaagagagaaagtgagggggggggggagagaaagagaaggaggaagagagaaagtgagggaggggggaagagaaggagaagagagaaagtgaggggggggggagaagagaaggaggaagagagaaagtgaggggggggagagaagagaaggaggaagagagaaagtgaggggggggaagagaaggaggagagaagtgagggggggggggagaagagaaggaggaagagagaaagtgaggggggggggggggagaagagaaggaggaagagagaaagtgagggaggggggaagagaaggaggaagagagaaagtgagggggggggggagaagagaaggaggaagagagaaagtgaggggggggaagagaaggaggaagagagaaagtgagggggggggggggagaagagaaggaggaagagagaaagtgaggggggggggggggagaagagaaggaggaagagagaaagtgaggggggggggagaagagaaggaggaagagagaaagtgaggggggggggaaagagaaggaggaagcgagaaagtgaggggggggaaaaaagagaaggaggaagagagaaagtgagggggggggaagagagaaggaggaagagagaaagagagagagaaggcgagtcTTTGGTCACAGACAGCTAAGCCTGGCTGGTGCAGTGAGTTAAacgctgccctttcacctctgggaggcAGACTGATGTGATGAACGTCCCATTCTGCCAATACTGACTGGGACTGAGCATGATCCCTTTCTTGCCCAGTTCTCTCAGATCTGCACTGTCTGGTTGGCCTCATTCTGGAGCGAGCgattttccctccccctctgtagcCCAGGGTGGTTTAGGCCAAGTGTAGAACCCAAGTGCTGCCCTGGGTAACCTCCGGGACTGGATTTACTTGTACCCTGAGCCTCCGGGGAATCTCGTGGCACGGTTTGTACACCGAGCACCGATTCGCTATTGCCAAATCGAGTAAACAATTTGAaagagccagccagccagccacgtACCTGACTGTGGAGTCGGAGGATCCAGTAATTATCACTTTGTCATCGTATTGTAGACAGAGCACTGAACCGGTGTGGCCTGTCAGAACGTTCTTGCACTCCAGTGTGTTCTTGTCCCAAATCTGTGCAGGATGGAACACAAATATCAGTGATCGCCGTTGGATTTAATGCAACAAAGCATCTGGTTCATTTCCTGTCTTCCCATCCCCCGCTCcactgagaattttttttcacgctCTCACCAGTAACCAATCCCCAGGctccccacagtaaccaatccccaggctccccactctctccccagtaacCAATCCCCaggctccccactctctccccagtaacCAATCCCCAggctccccacactctccccagtaACCAATCCCCAGGctcctcacactctccccagtaACCAATCCCCAggctccccactctctcaccagtaACCAATCCCAggctcctcacactctcaccagTAACCAATCCCCAggctccccactctctcaccagtaACCAATCCCCAggctccccactctctcaccagtaACCAATCCCCaggctccccactctctccccagtaacCAATCCCCAGGctcctcacactctccccagtaACCAATCCCCAggctccccactctctcaccagtaACCAATCCCaggctccccactctctccccagtaacCAATCCCCaggctccccactctctccccccagtaaccAATCCCCAggctccccactctctcaccagtaACCAATCCCCaggctccccactctctccccagtaacCAATCCCcaggctcccctctctctccccccagtaaccAATCCCCAGGctcctcacactctccccagtaACCAATCCCCaggctccccactctctccccagtaacCAATCCCCAggctccccacactctccccagtaACCAATCCCCaggctcccccactctctccccagtaacCAATCCCCAggctccccacactctccccagtaACCAATCCCCAggctccccacactctccccagtaACCAATCCCCaggctcctcactctctccccagtaacCAATCCCaggctccccactctctcccagtaACCAATCCCCaggctccccactctctccccagtaacCAATCCCCaggctccccactctctccccagtaacCAATCCCCaggctccccactctctccccagtaacCAATCCCCaggctccccactctctccccagtaacCAATCCCCAggctccccacactctcccagTAACCAATCCCaggctccccactctctccccagtaacCAATCCCCAGGctcctcacactctccccagtaACCAATCCCCAGGCTCTTTTCTGCACTGCGTCCAATGCCTGGACATTCTTGCTCCAGTACGGAGACCAGACGAGTTAATTGAGTTTCGCTAACTAAAAGATTACTTGGTGCAACTAAAAGCACCTCAAATTTATAGAGGCACTCCAGGGGATACGAGTGGAGATTGGCAAAGTCAGCACACACCGGGCATTAGGCTGGAAGCCGCTCGGTTCAGTGCGACCCGTACCGTGCACATCCCTGTTACAACACACATTTAACCCAAAGACCAGTCGTTCAATAGACCCACGAGCTGTACGAAACGCTGGTTACTGAACGGACTCGGATCGTTGGAAAACTCTTCCCCAGTTCCTTCACTGCTCCACTCACCTTGATAGTGTTGTCACGCAAACCACTGATAATTTTCTGGTCATCGTACTGTAAACAATAGACGCCTTTACTGGTCTCGCTGTGGCAGTGTATCCGCTGTAAACCGTGATGTCCGCACCTCCAGTTGGATTCGATGGTCTGAAAAGGGAGAGACAATCCATCTTACTTGTTCCAATACCAAGCCCTTTCTGCTTTGcagcatcatcccttttgtcacttaatcactcctgccctccaccccatctaGAATGGGATCTGACGAAGGAAGAGATGTTTTTTGTACGCAAGAGGCAAGTTGGTGTGAAACGCTGAAGTATATACCGTGTtgggtagtgggggaggggtgttcACCGTGCGGCCCCCCAAGCCCGTACCCAGGCAATTCACTCCTGTTTGTGCTCGCATTTCCCACTTGTTGCTTGGTCCCTGTTTGAAttctgtgggcctggaggtttgggaaGGGCTGGTGCTTCATTGGTGGGTAAATTCCGAATCAAAACGCCAAGGACTGTTAgtgtcagcaacttgagatacctgggaattaatgggaacagggatTGAAACTTTATACATGGCCTTCCAAGGGCCCACCATACATCAAGCAAAATCATGGACATTCCTGCTTAAGAAGAGGTTGATTACGTCCAAGTGGATAATTTATAgtatagtgtcagccgtggctcagtggctcgcattctcgcctttgagtcagaagatcgtgggttcaagtcccactccagacactagagcacatgatctaggccggCCCtcggagtcagtactgagggagtgctcgcactcggaggtggcgtctttcggatgagatgttgaaccgaggccccgatTTCCCTCTCCCGgcagatgtgaaagatcccatggcactattcgaagaggagcaggggagttctccctggtgtccttggCCAACATCATTAGAAACAGATTACCTGGGCCACAATCTCATTgcttgtttgtgggatcctgctgtgtggaaattggctgcctcgtttccctacattacaacagtggctgcaccttAACGTAATTAATTATCtctgaagcgttttgggactccGGAGGTCATTGAGGGAGTTCTATAAAAGCAagctttcttctttaaagggAAGGGTTTATTTCTTATTGTGATCAGTGTGGCGCATGAACCTGTTCCCAGACAGCAAGCTACTGCACCTGTGGCCTCTTACCTCAATGTCCTGTATAATTTGGGGGTAGAGAGATCTGTAGAAGGAGTCTGGAGGCAGAATACCGTCGGAGGGCTTGTTTTTGAACAGGTACTGGATCCTGCAGCAGGAACAAAGTCCATAAACATCAGCGCGATGATACGCAAATCTCTGCAGCTTATATCAGAAGCGACGACTGCAGAGAGGCTGCAGTTAACCCAGCACCCAGCAATCAGACGGGTTAGCTGTCCCTTCCAATCTGTCCCAGGACAGTCGTCATGTTTGCAAAGCTCAACTTTGCAACTGGCTACCTCACAACATTTTAAGAGCCTTTGACTGAACTGATGTTGCAATGCT
Proteins encoded:
- the LOC137335692 gene encoding F-box/WD repeat-containing protein 1A; the encoded protein is MDSDSILHDKIVEYMTKLSNGTSSMIAPKQRKPSTSYEKQKEQCVKYFDQWTETDQVEFVENLISRMCHYQHGHINSYLKPMLQRDFITVLPARGLDHIAENILSFLDARSLCAAELVCKEWYRVISDGMLWKKLMERMVRTDSLWKGLSERRGWIQYLFKNKPSDGILPPDSFYRSLYPQIIQDIETIESNWRCGHHGLQRIHCHSETSKGVYCLQYDDQKIISGLRDNTIKIWDKNTLECKNVLTGHTGSVLCLQYDDKVIITGSSDSTVRVWDVNTGEMLNTLIHHCEAVLHLRFTNGMMVTCSKDRSIAVWDMSTSTDITLRRVLVGHRAAVNVVDFDDKYIVSASGDRTIKVWNTGSCEFVRTLNGHKRGIACLQYRDRLVVSGSSDNTIRLWDIECGACLRVLEGHEELVRCIRFDNKRIVSGAYDGKIKVWDLVAALDPRSPAGTLCLRTLVEHSGRVFRLQFDEFQIVSSSHDDTILIWDFLNVPSEQGDGSQSAPRTYTYVSR